One genomic window of Saccharomyces cerevisiae S288C chromosome XII, complete sequence includes the following:
- the CDC73 gene encoding Cdc73p (Component of the Paf1p complex; binds to and modulates the activity of RNA polymerases I and II; required for expression of certain genes, modification of some histones, and telomere maintenance; involved in transcription elongation as demonstrated by the G-less-based run-on (GLRO) assay; role in preventing L-A mycovirus pathogenesis; protein abundance increases in response to DNA replication stress; human homolog, parafibromin, is a tumour suppressor linked to breast, renal and gastric cancers), with the protein MANSLDRLREHLKNGDKLVLKNNEGQSTDDITKATMVETLSSDGSTQDSFPLNEETEIEIDGSLVQLRIIVHCWMNKDSSAADYLADCQNKQLTNVSFLQRTDLINWLSGNTESSQYLKAPGQKGETSDKVDIENKTLAGELSTVKSTTSASLENDSEVSDPVVVETMKHERILVDHNSALRGAKPINFGYLIKDAELKLVQSIKGSLRGSKLPPGHKGAHGRISKTNGSSGGPRKDPIILIPSAASSILTVANIKQFLLESKYVNPRNLPSVPNGLVNIEKNFERISRPIRFIIVDNTRMFTKPEYWDRVVAIFTTGHTWQFNNYQWNSPQELFQRCKGYYFHFAGDSVPQHVQQWNVEKVELDKNKRFKDVEVVRYFWHSLEKELISRGYR; encoded by the coding sequence atggCGAACTCATTAGACAGACTGAGAGAACACTTAAAGAACGGCGATAAACTGGTtctaaaaaataatgaggGACAGTCTACTGATGATATTACGAAAGCAACCATGGTAGAAACTCTATCCAGTGATGGTAGTACCCAAGATAGTTTTCCATTGAATGAAGAAACGGAAATTGAGATTGATGGTTCATTGGTACAGTTACGAATAATTGTTCATTGTTGGATGAATAAGGACTCAAGTGCCGCAGACTATCTAGCAGACTGTCAGAATAAACAATTGACTAATGTTTCATTTTTACAAAGAACTGATTTAATAAATTGGTTGTCTGGCAATACGGAATCATCCCAATATCTGAAAGCACCCGGTCAGAAAGGCGAGACATCCGATAAAGTAGatatagaaaataaaactttGGCTGGTGAATTGTCGACTGTAAAATCAACCACTTCAGCATCTCTTGAAAATGATAGTGAAGTTTCCGATCCAGTTGTGGTGGAAACAATGAAACATGAACGTATATTGGTGGACCACAACTCTGCATTGCGTGGTGCTAAGCCGATCAACTTTGGTTATCTAATAAAAGATGCAGAACTAAAATTAGTACAGTCGATCAAAGGATCTTTACGAGGATCTAAATTGCCTCCCGGTCATAAGGGCGCGCACGGTCGTATTTCCAAAACAAATGGTTCATCAGGTGGCCCTCGCAAAGATCCAATTATTTTGATTCCTTCGGCTGCGTCATCAATTTTAACTGTTGCAAATATAAAACAGTTCCTGCTGGAGTCAAAATACGTGAATCCTCGTAACTTACCGTCAGTGCCAAACGGATTAGTTAACATAGAGAAAAACTTCGAACGTATATCAAGACCAATTAGATTTATTATAGTCGATAACACTAGGATGTTTACTAAGCCAGAATATTGGGACAGAGTTGTCGCTATCTTCACTACTGGTCATACGTGGCAGTTTAATAACTATCAGTGGAATTCGCCACAGGAATTATTTCAACGCTGCAAAGGCTACTATTTCCACTTTGCCGGTGATTCTGTACCACAACACGTGCAGCAATGGAATGTAGAAAAGGTCGAACTtgacaaaaataaaagatttaaGGATGTGGAAGTCGTGCGTTATTTCTGGCATAGTTTAGAAAAGGAACTTATTTCAAGAGGATACCGTTGA
- the RPN13 gene encoding proteasome regulatory particle lid subunit RPN13 (Subunit of the 19S regulatory particle of the 26S proteasome lid; acts as a ubiquitin receptor for the proteasome; null mutants accumulate ubiquitinated Gcn4p and display decreased 26S proteasome stability; protein abundance increases in response to DNA replication stress), whose amino-acid sequence MSMSSTVIKFRAGVCEYNEDSRLCTPIPVQGEIEIKPNEEEELGFWDFEWRPTEKPVGRELDPISLILIPGETMWVPIKSSKSGRIFALVFSSNERYFFWLQEKNSGNLPLNELSAKDKEIYNKMIGVLNNSSESDEEESNDEKQKAQDVDVSMQD is encoded by the coding sequence ATGAGTATGAGTTCAACTGTAATTAAATTCAGGGCTGGTGTTTGTGAATACAACGAAGATTCACGTCTATGTACGCCAATTCCAGTTCAGGGTGAAATCGAGATCAAACcaaatgaagaggaagaattGGGATTTTGGGATTTCGAGTGGCGTCCAACGGAAAAGCCGGTCGGGAGGGAACTTGATCctatttctttgattttaaTTCCTGGAGAGACCATGTGGGTTCCAATAAAATCCAGTAAAAGTGGCAGAATATTTGctttagttttttcatCCAACGAAAGGTACTTCTTTTGGCTGCAAGAGAAGAACTCAGGTAATTTGCCCTTAAATGAATTGAGTGCgaaagataaagaaatttacAATAAGATGATTGGAGTGCTGAATAATAGTAGTGAAagtgatgaggaagaaagcAATGACGAAAAGCAAAAAGCTCAAGATGTGGATGTTAGTATGCAAGATTAA
- a CDS encoding RNA helicase (Predicted RNA helicase of the DEAH-box family; the authentic, non-tagged protein is detected in highly purified mitochondria in HTP studies and sediments with the 40S ribosomal subunit; crosslinks with 18S rRNA; non-essential gene; contains a ubiquitin-associated domain, an RWD domain, a helicase ATP-binding DEAD-like domain, a helicase C terminal domain and a helicase associated domain; does not contain a Rb-like A/B pocket structure; homolog of mammalian translation initiation factor DHX29), which produces MAKKTKNNSKSSTPVNDVPTTAGKKKAKGKKGQEPEPEDDKRAKQQSNRAKVTSTASWTGKLPHTILHETCQKRKWNKVEYDMKKIGDKGFIAIAVLSFTDPKTKETLTARMNDPTYDKASGKGLVIPQETPIEARHMASTIALYRIAYNTNLHMMLPPNHRKTWYALDDFRKDNLKTDEKRINKLFDLDPFKTMVEDRKLKAQREKEQVAQNNQAQKEQVARTILSSHGGISSSGKDRQERKVASHKNSHNPSLVRFPKKVWENSIFVDLDESSRQLIETSLKEKIDWQAKKISHKNETIAENREDLKAKLLTLQFRPKHVEEAMLYKDPLSFLLFNLPEDDLPPFFHKKKGDTKNKVEITNLPLSTRMIVERLTEIGVSSDEALLALQQNDMNENEAAGFLTREILPTLNSNTNEPVSETESIECWNQELESLESIYEGCVMDAKEDSHYTLNLIEKLKIKLKVYRTKNYPASLPGIVVSTFDKNYKLPDYIKKQILTRLLHYLQEGNLIGDMLVYHIYEWLKENISKIIDNPGPLIPDSDSKGAINKRNISNGKRSINNSSSRKFTKTTISEDTLSVLREEYTKRIKSSEYKSMQLVREQLPAWKKQKVIIDIINKNEVVLITGETGSGKSTQVVQFILDFLQKEKGDFGKTKIVCTQPRRISAIGLAERVSDERCVTCGEEVGYVIRGVNKTKASTRIKFMTTGVLVRLLQNARTMLENTIVVIDEVHERSIDTDLIVTLMKNLLHRVRGMKIVLMSATVNVDLFKKFFPGLATCHIEGRTFPITDYFLEDILSDLDFKIKREKALSYDDDSVDERNNDDQYLKPRADSKFFTSGQINYDLLCQVVEYVHKRLKAANDNGSIIVFLPGVGEINKCCNLLANKSNEADFMVLPLHSALTPEDQKRVFKKYHGKRKVVVSTNIAETSITIDDCVATIDTGRAKSMFYNPKDNTTKLIESFISKAEVKQRRGRAGRVREGLSYKLFSKNLYENDMISMPIPEIKRIPLESLYLSVKAMGIKDVKAFLSTALDAPPLPALQKAERILTTIGLVDESDKSLTQLGQFISLMPVMDSKHGKLLIYGILFGCTDISVLLVSILGIGVLPFIGGFENREKIKKLLCKYESRGDLFAVLEIVRDYFKIKDSSIKRKYLRDNLLSYNKINEIKSSTAQYYSILKDVGFLPMDYKVGSISDLNRNERNFDILRAILTGAFYPHIARVQLPDVKYLSTSSGAVEKDPEAKMIKYWIRSEEYQDKLEEYKTKISQETQKVDLEDLPLPATRAFIHPSSVLFSTNSVNLEDAKLLSEVDGPISRQSKIPTVVKYPFVLFTTSQVTNKLYLRDLTPTTTLSLLLFGGAISYDIGGTIHSPGIVVDNWLPIRTWCKNGVLIKELRTQLDEAIRKKLESPDYAKKSQIDNSGADKTLKIVEKIIASEQ; this is translated from the coding sequence atggccaaaaaaacgaaaaataaCTCAAAAAGTTCAACTCCAGTGAATGATGTACCAACAACTGCTggcaaaaagaaagcaaaaggaaaaaagggaCAAGAACCAGAGCCAGAAGATGACAAAAGGGCCAAGCAACAAAGTAATAGAGCAAAAGTGACATCCACAGCAAGCTGGACAGGTAAATTGCCTCATACAATCTTACACGAAACATGTCAGAAACGAAAATGGAATAAGGTAGAGTATGATATGAAGAAAATCGGTGATAAAGGTTTCATTGCAATTGCAGTTTTGTCATTCACTGACCCAAAGACAAAAGAAACATTGACTGCAAGAATGAACGATCCAACCTATGACAAAGCTTCAGGAAAAGGCCTTGTAATTCCTCAAGAAACTCCAATTGAAGCTAGACACATGGCCTCCACTATTGCGCTATATCGCATTGCATACAACACCAACCTGCACATGATGCTTCCGCCAAACCATAGAAAAACATGGTATGCCCTCGACGATTTTCGAAAAGATAACCTGAAAACAGACGAAAAGCGTATAAACAAACTATTTGATCTTGATCCCTTCAAGACAATGGTGGAAGACAGAAAGCTCAAAGCCCAACgtgaaaaagaacaagtgGCCCAGAATAATCAAGCACAGAAAGAACAAGTTGCACGAACCATTTTATCTAGCCATGGTggaatttcttcttctggaAAGGACAGGCAAGAGAGAAAAGTAGCATCTCATAAAAACTCACATAATCCTTCATTAGTGCGGTTTCCAAAAAAGGTTTGGGAAAATTCTATATTTGTTGACCTTGATGAATCGTCTAGACAACTGATAGAAACTTcattgaaagagaaaattgaTTGGCaagctaaaaaaattagcCATAAAAATGAGACAATTGCTGAAAATCGGGAAGATCTCAAGGCAAAATTATTAACTCTACAATTTAGACCAAAACACGTAGAGGAAGCCATGCTTTATAAAGATCCATTGTCTTTCTTATTGTTTAACTTACCGGAAGATGATTTACCaccattttttcataaaaagaaaggtgATACAAAAAACAAGGTTGAAATAACAAACCTACCGTTATCAACTAGAATGATCGTTGAGCGTTTAACAGAAATTGGTGTCTCTTCAGATGAAGCCTTATTGGCTTTACAACAAAACGAtatgaatgaaaatgaagcGGCCGGGTTCTTGACGAGGGAAATTTTACCAACTTTAAATAGCAATACGAATGAACCTGTATCAGAAACTGAATCTATAGAATGTTGGAACCAAGAGCTAGAGAGCCTAGAGAGCATTTATGAGGGCTGCGTGATGGACGCCAAGGAAGATTCACACTACACGCTCAatttaattgaaaaactcaaaataaaattgaaagtaTATAGAACCAAAAATTATCCTGCATCATTACCTGGTATTGTAGTTTCAAcctttgataaaaattaCAAGCTACCTGATTATATTAAGAAACAAATATTAACCAGGTTACTGCATTATCTCCAGGAAGGAAATCTAATAGGCGATATGTTAGTATATCATATTTATGAATGGTTGAAAGAGAATATATCTAAGATAATTGACAACCCTGGCCCATTAATTCCAGATTCAGATTCGAAAGGTgcaataaacaaaagaaacattTCAAACGGTAAGAGAAGTATAAATAATTCTAGTTCGAGAAAATTCACAAAAACCACCATTTCTGAAGACACGCTCTCTGTCCTAAGGGAAGAGTACACAAAAAGGATCAAAAGTTCTGAATACAAAAGTATGCAGTTAGTTAGAGAACAACTGCCTGCCTGGAAGAAGCAAAAGGTTATTATAGATATCATCAATAAAAACGAAGTTGTATTGATTACTGGTGAAACAGGTTCGGGTAAATCCACTCAGGTCGTTCAGTTTATACTAGATTTCTTacagaaggaaaaaggagATTTCGGTAAGACTAAAATCGTATGTACGCAACCCAGAAGAATCTCGGCTATTGGGCTTGCTGAACGTGTTTCTGATGAACGCTGTGTAACTTGTGGGGAAGAGGTAGGTTACGTAATAAGAGGTGTCAATAAAACCAAAGCTTCCACACGTATCAAGTTCATGACCACAGGTGTTCTTGTTAGGTTGTTACAGAATGCTAGAACTATGTTAGAAAACAcaattgttgttattgatgaagttCATGAACGTTCTATTGATACTGACTTGATAGTGacattgatgaaaaatctCTTACATAGAGTTCGCGGCATGAAAATTGTTTTAATGAGTGCTACTGTTAACGTTGacttgttcaaaaaattctttccgGGGCTAGCAACATGTCACATAGAAGGACGCACTTTCCCCATCACTGATTACTTCTTGGAAGACATTCTTAGTGACCTTGACTTCAAGATCAAGAGAGAGAAGGCTTTGTCTTATGATGATGATAGCGTtgatgaaagaaataatgaCGACCAATATTTGAAGCCGAGAGCAGATTCTAAGTTTTTTACATCTGGGCAAATCAATTATGATTTGCTTTGTCAAGTGGTTGAATATGTACATAAACGCCTGAAAGCTGCTAATGACAACGGATCTATTATCGTTTTTTTGCCTGGTGTGGGAGAGATTAATAAGTGCTGCAATTTGCTAGCTAATAAATCAAATGAAGCAGATTTTATGGTTCTACCCTTGCACTCCGCTCTAACTCCTGAAGACCAAAAAAGGgtgttcaaaaaatatcatgggaaaaggaaagttGTTGTATCCACAAATATTGCTGAAACATCTATTACTATAGATGACTGTGTTGCAACTATTGACACAGGCCGTGCCAAATCGATGTTCTATAATCCAAAGGATAATACTACAAAACTAATTGAGTCGtttatttcaaaagctgAAGTTAAACAACGTAGAGGTCGTGCTGGTAGAGTACGTGAAGGTTTATCTTACAAATTattttctaaaaatttataCGAAAACGACATGATATCAATGCCAATTCcagaaatcaaaagaatcCCGTTGGAATCCCTTTATTTATCTGTTAAGGCTATGGGTATAAAGGACGTTAAAGCGTTTTTGAGCACAGCTTTGGATGCCCCTCCTTTACCAGCTCTGCAAAAGGcagaaagaatattaacaACGATAGGACTTGTTGATGAGTCCGACAAGTCACTCACACAGCTAGGTCAATTTATTAGCCTGATGCCTGTCATGGATAGTAAGCATGGTAAATTACTAATATACGGCATTCTGTTTGGCTGTACGGACATTTCTGTTTTACTTGTCTCGATACTCGGTATTGGAGTTTTGCCTTTCATCGGAGGTTTTGAAAATAGggaaaagataaaaaaactgCTATGTAAATATGAAAGTCGTGGGGATTTATTTGCAGTATTGGAAATTGTCAGAGATTacttcaaaatcaaagattCGAGCATCAAAAGGAAATATTTGAGAGACAATTTACTTTcctataataaaattaatgaaattaAGTCATCAACAGCCCAATATTATTCTATTTTGAAAGATGTAGGCTTTCTACCAATGGACTATAAAGTTGGAAGCATTTCTGATTTGAATAGGAACGAGCGAAATTTTGATATCCTAAGGGCCATTCTCACGGGTGCGTTTTATCCACACATAGCCAGGGTGCAACTACCAGATGTAAAGTATCTATCAACAAGTTCCGGTGctgttgaaaaagatcCTGAAGCCAAAATGATCAAATACTGGATTCGAAGCGAAGAGTATCAGGACAAATTAGAAGAATATAAGACGAAAATTTCGCAAGAGACGCAAAAGGTTGATTTGGAAGATTTACCGTTACCTGCTACTAGGGCATTCATTCATCCAAGTTCAGTCTTATTTTCAACCAATTCAGTAAACTTGGAAGACGCTAAGTTACTCTCTGAGGTGGATGGTCCAATATCCCGTCAATCCAAAATACCAACCGTTGTAAAATACccatttgttttgtttacCACGTCTCAAGTTACTAATAAGTTGTATTTGAGGGACTTAACCCCAACTACTACATTATCATTACTATTATTCGGAGGGGCAATCTCTTATGACATTGGAGGTACTATTCATTCACCGGGCATCGTTGTCGACAACTGGCTCCCAATTAGAACCTGGTGTAAGAATGGTGTTTTAATCAAGGAACTGAGAACACAACTTGATGAGGCCATAAGGAAAAAGTTAGAAAGTCCCGATTATGCTAAAAAATCTCAAATTGATAATTCTGGTGCTGATAAAACTctaaaaattgttgaaaaaattatagCTTCCGAACAATAG
- the URA4 gene encoding dihydroorotase (Dihydroorotase; catalyzes the third enzymatic step in the de novo biosynthesis of pyrimidines, converting carbamoyl-L-aspartate into dihydroorotate) yields the protein MVQEIDLGLTCDMHVHVREGAMCELVTPKIRDGGVSIAYIMPNLQPPITTLDRVIEYKKTLQKLAPKTTFLMSFYLSKDLTPDLIHEAAQQHAIRGVKCYPAGVTTNSAAGVDPNDFSAFYPIFKAMQEENLVLNLHGEKPSVHDGDKEPIHVLNAEEAFLPALKKLHNDFPNLKIILEHCTSESAIKTIEDINKNVKKATDVKVAATLTAHHLFLTIDDWAGNPVNFCKPVAKLPNDKKALVKAAVSGKPYFFFGSDSAPHPVQNKANYEGVCAGVYSQSFAIPYIAQVFEEQNALENLKGFVSDFGISFYEVKDSEVASSDKAILFKKEQVIPQVISDGKDISIIPFKAGDKLSWSVRWEPR from the coding sequence ATGGTACAAGAAATCGATTTAGGTTTGACATGTGATATGCATGTTCATGTAAGAGAGGGTGCGATGTGTGAACTAGTCACCCCCAAGATTAGAGATGGTGGGGTTTCAATTGCTTACATCATGCCAAATTTACAACCTCCAATTACCACACTAGATAGAGTGATTGAATACAAAAAGACACTGCAGAAACTAGCTCCTAAAACTACCTTCTTAATGAGTTTttatctttcaaaagacTTAACTCCAGATTTAATTCATGAAGCTGCCCAACAACATGCCATTCGTGGAGTAAAGTGTTATCCAGCGGGAGTAACAACAAATTCGGCTGCTGGGGTGGATCCAAATGACTTCAGCGCATTTTACCCAATTTTCAAGGCTATGCAAGAAGAGAACCTGGTATTAAATTTGCATGGGGAAAAACCTTCTGTCCATGATGGAGACAAAGAACCTATTCATGTATTGAATGCAGAGGAAGCCTTTTTGCCagccttgaaaaaattgcatAATGATTTCCCAAACCTGAAAATAATTCTGGAACACTGCACTAGCGAGTCGGCAATAAAGACAATCGAGGATATAAATAAGAACGTGAAGAAAGCCACTGACGTAAAGGTTGCTGCCACATTAACGGCTCATCACTTATTTTTAACAATTGATGATTGGGCCGGAAATCCGGTAAATTTTTGCAAACCTGTTGCGAAACTTCCAAATGACAAAAAGGCTCTAGTCAAAGCTGCTGTATCAGGGAAaccatattttttctttggatcTGATTCAGCACCTCATCCTGTACAAAATAAGGCCAATTACGAGGGTGTTTGCGCAGGAGTTTACTCACAATCTTTTGCGATCCCTTATATCGCCcaagtttttgaagagCAAAATGCCTTGGAGAACTTAAAGGGCTTTGTTTCCGACTTCGGAATTTCCTTTTATGAGGTTAAAGATAGCGAAGTGGCTTCTTCAGATAAGGcaatattattcaaaaaagaacaagttATCCCTCAGGTTATCAGCGATGGCAAAGACATAAGCATCATCCCATTTAAAGCAGGTGATAAACTAAGTTGGTCGGTGAGATGGGAACCTCGTTAA